tcagactagATTTCCTTGTAACCCAGTGCATGTGAAGTATGATGTAAGATAAATGAACAATGGTTAGGTTGtgattcaggagagagagagagagagaaaaaaaaacacccaaccaaGCTGTGGTGACATTTTACACTTACTTCTTCCATTGTTAATTTCTGAACAACTTTGGGGTGGACAGTTCACCTGAAAGCATCTATATAtatttgtacctttttttttctttttcttttttttaccctggTTGTGTTAGTTTTAACTTGAGATGGAAATTGTTAGTTTTCCTGCAATTAATCTCTCCATTTAACTTTGTTCCTGTGAACAGTAAAGTGAtagttaattttttttcatttttttttcctttttaactttgattttcttctctttgtttataTAGCCGTGAATCTTTCTTGGTTTACTGACTTTGTTTTGGTCATTTGTTTTTGGTTGCTTGTTTACCATACTTTGTTTCATGGAGCCATACTGCATGTTTGGTCTTTGGGTTTTATTTAGagtatttttttttacccccattcCCGTGGTAGAATTGTTTATTTTCTCGACATTGTAGGTTAGAATGGGCTGTGCAGTGTACTGTATGACTGTATGAATCAGGGCTGGTGAAACACAGAATCCCAAACccagtgtttgaaaaaaaaaggaagaaaaaaatagtaGCTGGTATTTTACCAAAGCTGGCAGTCAGTGTTTaggggggaagaaaaaataaaaaaagaaagtccaCCATGTTTGAAGTTACGGATAAGTCCACAATATTTGGCGTTGCGTATAAAAACAAAGAGGAtagattaataataatagtaataacaccACCACTAACCCTTGGTGGGCGCAGTGGCCCTGTGCCCAGTCCTGAAGGTGGGAGTGTGCAGAGGGGCTGCAGTGTGGATGTGCTGTGGTTGCAGGGGAGaagggatgggtgtggtgggggaaggtgtAGTGGGGAGGGATAGTGTGATGGTTTTTCACCAGCCCTGAACGGGAGGACTGGGGGACCGGTGCTGGTGTGTACTGACTGCTGAGGGGCTGCAGTGTAACCACCCCCCTggcctcccaccaccccaccaccacccctccccggcctttttcttctacttcgccatccttcctttttcattttgttttattttattatgggtttgtttttgttgtttttttaattctactCACTCACCAGTTGACCTCCTGCGAGTTTCTTTGCTGCACCTTTCTCGGTTTTTGTCTCTGTAGATTTTTAACTGCAACAGTTTGTTCAGATAATCTCTGTGGATTGTTAGCTGCAACAGATTGTTCAGATTGTCTCTGTAGACTGTTAACTGCAACAGGTTGTTCAGattgtctgtgtatattttgacTGCAACAGATTGTTCAGTTTGTCTCTGTATATATTGACTGCAACAGATTGTGGATTGTAACTGCAACAGATTGTTCAGACTGTCTCTGCATATTGTGACTGCAACAGATTATTCAGTTTGTCTGTATATTTTGACTGCAACAGACTGTTCAGTTTGTCTCTGCATATTGTAACTGCAACAGATTGTTCAGACTGTCTCTGTAGATTGAAACTGCAACAGATTGTTCAGTTTGTCTCTGTATATTTTGACTGCAACAGATTGTCTCTGTGGATGGTAACTGCAACAGACTGTTCAGTTTGTCTCTGCATATTGTGACTGCAACAGATTGTCTCTGTGGATGGTAACTGCAACAGACTGTTCAGTTTGTCTCTGCATATTGTGACTGCAACAGATTGTTCAGTTTGTCTGTATATTGTGACTGCAACAGATTGTTCAGACTGTCTCTGTAGATTGAAACTGCAACAGATTGTTCAGTTGTGTATATATAgtctcagtttcactttcagtgagttgtcaaagcatgtggactgatccatacacacaactcaacatctgctttggaagagagagagagagagagagagagaggaaaaaaaagagcaggcgtctgacctttgcataaaccaACGCAGTGGTCGGACCTCTCTCTGTAAATAGTGACAGTAGCAGATTGATCTGTGTGAACAGATCCTACGATAGTGACTGTAATACTAATAGATAGCTCAGTCTGTATAGATGCTGCAGTAGTGACTGCAGCGGATTGTTCTTCTACAGTAGTGACTGTAATATACTGTTCAGTTTGTATATATAGACATTACAATGGTGACTTCAGCAGATTGTTCAGTCTGTATAGATGCTATGATACTGACTGCAGTAGATTTGTTCAGTTCGTGTAGATACTAAGATAGTGACCACGACAGACTGTTCACCCTGTGTACATACTGAGATAGTGACTGTAACAGATTGTTGTTCAGTTTGTATAGATACTGCAGTAGTGACCGCTACAGACTGTTCAGTCTGTGTAGATGCTATGATAGTGATGCAGCAGATTGTTCAGTCTGTGTAGATACTATGATAGTGACCCGCAGCAGAATGCTCAGTCTGTGTAGATGCTTTGATAGGGACTGCAACAGATTTTTCGGTTTGTCAGTATAGATACTGAGTGAATTAAAATATGGAATACTTAGTGTGTtaatcactttcactttcagtcagCGAGGGGTGTGTTGGAAGACTGGTttaggtggaagggggaggggggcactgaATGAAGTTCAGCATGTGGAAGATTGGCTttagtggagtgggagggggaggtgtgtgggggaggggttgtaggGTTCAGTGTATAGAAGATTGGttttgatggagggggagggggggtagggttcaatgtataaaaaaaaaattggcttttgatggaggtggggggaggaggggtatggtTCAGTTTATGGAAGATTggctgtgggggggagggagggttggggggggggcatggttcAGTGTATGGAACATTGGttttggtggaggtggggggggagggttcagtGTATGGAAGATTAGCtttgatggaggtgggggaggggagaggggttgtaGGGTTCAGTGTATAGAAGATTGGCttagatggaggtggggggagggttcagTGTATGGAAGATTAGCtttgatggaggtgggggaggggagaggggttgtaGGGTTCAGTGTATGGAAGATTAGCtttgatggaggtgggggggggggggttcagtgtaTAGAAGATTGGCttagatggaggtgggggggagggttcagtGTATGGAAGATTAGCtttgatggaggtgggggaggggagaggggttgtaGGGTTCAGTGTATGGAAGATTAGCtttgatggaggtgggggggggggttcagtgtaTGGAAGATTAGCtttgatggaggtgggggaggggagaggggttgtaGGGTTCAGTGTATGGAAGATTAGCtttgatggaggtgggggggggggttcagtgtaTAGAAGATTGGCttagatggaggtgggggggagggttcagtGTATGGAAGATTAGCtttgatggagggggggaggggagaggggttgtaGGGTTCAGTGTATGGAAGATTAGCtttgatggaggtggggggaggggggttcagtgTATAGAAGATTGGctttggtggaggtggggggggggttcagtgtaTAGAAGATTGGCttagatggaggtggggggggggggggttcagtgtaTGGAAGATTAGCtttgatggaggtgggggggttcagTGTATAGAAGATTGGctttgatggaggggggggggggagggttcagtGTATGGAAGATTGgctttggtggaggggggggagtcatGTAGAGTTCAGTTTATGGAAGATTGGCATAGATGGACAGAGGGAAGTGGGGCTGTGTATGGTGCAGTGTATGGAACATTGGCTTTGGTGGTTGGGAGCTTGGTGGATCTAGGCAGTTACGCACATTGGTAAGGTGtacattgcagtgggaagtcatttacagcttagtcttttgtgaaggactatgactttcaaactagggggcaagattgcactggctcttagtgctgcggtcttggcctttgggaactatcccagcgccgactgtcctaaaaccctcttggcccagagagtggggatgtaacttgggcaagacactctccactacagttgaattctagcccagacagtcaggacagcagttgcctcctctgctgcaggATAGCGCCAGTGTAACATGACAGCTGTATGTTCATCTAATATTCACTTACAGTACAAATACAGTAGGCTAGAGAATGACCGAACAAGCAGCTGAAAGTACTAATGTCCCTTAAAACGGATGTCGCTGGTTTGGTCTTTTACAAGGTTCGGTTTTTATACCTACTGTATGGCTTTCAATGTCTTCATTCAGCAGTGTTGTGTTTGCTTGTTAAATCTTATCAACTGATTATGTAAACTGTGTATGAAAATGCGTGCACATGTATGAACTAACCAGTGGTATTCTACATGCTGCCAGTGGCAAAGGACAGTATTACTGTACTGCGTTGTCATCTCCTGACATTGTCCCTCTCTCATCAGCATTATGTCTTCATTGTGCACTTTGCCTTTGGTCACATTGAGGTTTAGGCTTCATTagcttttctctttgtttctggtttATGTTTTCACTGTCTGTTGAACATTTGTTTGaatcagtgctttttttttttttaacaaatttttagtgattttgtgcgtgtgtgtgtgtgtgtgtgtgcatggttgtatGCCAGTAGGTTAACATTTAGATTTTTGAGTTTTGTTCTGGTTTTCTTTTGATGTCCTTCCTTTGGCTTTGCATGCTGGAGTGTGGTGTTGGTATGTGGAAACTTGTTTTGATGTTCGGCTAGACATCACAGATGTTCCAATgttaatttggaaaaaaaaaaaaaaaaaaagaaagaaagaagaaaaaaaaacagaaagaaagaaaattatattGTAACCAAAACATTTTGCGATGCTGCCCTTTTGctacatatacacatgtaaatGAACTGATGACAATAGCATGAATATGAATTGTATGCTTGTGTTCTTCGAGTCATGAAGTACTGGGTctgtgatttttttgatttttttacctGACTTTTCCAGTCGCATTTTGCAGTGCAGTCAATGCTAAGCATAGGACAGGCTGTGTGCAGTTCTTTGTCTCAGActaggttgagggggggggggcggggggggggcataggAATGGGACCAGAGAATAGATCTGTCCACACATAGCTGACTCCAGGGTGCATCAAAGTCTCCACTCATGACCCGCATGTTCTTCATGACACAACCGGTGATATGACAAGAACAGGCTTCTTGACTCTGTTCTGCAGTAGAGCTGTCAGttaagggaagacagacagcagtagacCTGTCAGTTatgggaagacagacagcagtagacCTGTCAGTTatgggaagacagacagcagtagacCTGTCAGTTAAGGGAAGACAGTCAGCAGTAGACCTGTCAGttaagggaagacagacagcagtagacCTGTCAGTTATGGGAAGACAGTAGTAGACCTGTCAGTTATGGGAAGACAGTAGTAGACCTGTCAGTTatgggaagacagacagcagtagacCTGTCAgtcaagggaagacagacagcagtagacATGTCAGTTATGGGAAGACGGACAGCAGTAGACCTGTCAgtcaaaggaagacagacagcagtagaaCTGTCAatcaagggaagacagacagcagtagaaCTGTCAatcaagggaagacagacagcagtagaactgtcagtcaagggaagacagacagcagtTGAACTGTCAatcaagggaagacagacagcagtTGAACTGTCAGTTatgggaagacagacagcagtagaactgtcagttatgggaagacagacagcagtagaGCTGTCAgttatagaaagacagacagcagtagacCTGTCAGTTatgggaagacagacagcagtagaaCTGTCAatcaagggaagacagacagcagtagaaCTGTCAatcaagggaagacagacagcagtTGAACTGTCAgttatagaaagacagacagcagtagacCTGTCAGTTatgggaagacagacagcagtagacCTGTCAGttaagggaagacagacagcagtTGAACTGTCAgttatagaaagacagacagcagtagacCTGTCAgtcaagggaagacagacagcagtagaaCTGTCAatcaagggaagacagacagcagtTGAACTGTCAgttatagaaagacagacagcagtagacCTGTCAGTTatgggaagacagacagcagtagaaCTGTCAatcaagggaagacagacagcagtTGAACTGTCAgttatagaaagacagacagcagtagacCTGTCAGTTatgggaagacagacagcagtagacCTGTCAGTTATGGGAAGACAGTCAGCAGTAGACCTGTCAGTTatgggaagacagacagcagtagacCTGTCAGTTATGGGAAGACAGTCAACAGTAGAGCTGTCAGttaagggaagacagacagcagtagaGCTGTCAGTtataggaagacagacagcagtagacCTGTCAGTTatgggaagacagacagcagtagacCTGTCAGTTATGGGAAGACAGTCAGCAGTAGACCTGTCAGttaagggaagacagacagcagtagaactgtcagttatgggaagacagacagcagtagacCTGTCAGTTatgggaagacagacagcagtagacCTGTCAGTTatgggaagacagacagcagtagacCTGTCAGTTatgggaagacagacagcagtagaaCTGTCAGTTAAGGGAAGACAGTCAGCAGTAGACCTGTCAGTTAAGGGAAGACAGTAGTAGACCTGTCAGTTatgggaagacagacagcagtagacCTGTCAGTTATGGGAAGACAGTCAGCAGTAGAACTGTCAGTTatgggaagacagacagcagtagacCTGTCAGTTAAGGGAAGACAGTAGTAGACCTGTCAGTTatgggaagacagacagcagtagacCTGTCAGTTatgggaagacagacagcagtTGAACTGTCAGTTatgggaagacagacagcagtaatGCTGTTAGTTATGGGAAGACAAATGAAGTAGAAACACTGCCTGCACAGAGGATGGCTGTTACATATATAATTTTGACAAACAGAAATGTCTGTAGCTGATGCAAGCAAGTGCAgctttgcattgtatttcattctCCCTGTCCCCTTACCCGGGACTGTTcatggtgtgtctgtatgtgcaacattctgcatgtgcatgtgtgtgtgtgtatcaagggATGGAATTGCAATgggaggctaaaaaaaaaaagttcaggacAGGATGTGATGTTTAATTAAACagcatcttttcttttctgtgagcAGTGAATAGTCTGCAGCTAACTGCATGTTTTTGGAGCCAGAGGAGTTGTTTTTCAGTTGTACATTTAGAATAACTTGACATTTGGCACACCATTTTCTTTTGAAAGTTAAGACACTTAATGACAACATATTGAATTTTGAATTTGAATGTTTAACTGAAAATTTTGCTTTTATTGAACTTATCCAAACAGTTTGAATGTGAGTTTCATTTGAATAACCAAATATGTTTTACATCACCTTTTCATTTAATACCCACCTGTAATCCTGTAATTCTGTGCTAGAATTATTTTTTTCTACTGGgccctttctttatatatatatagagagagatggatggggcGTTTAACTCAAAGATGCTAACAGAGCTGTAAAAAGGATGTTTGTTGGTATGGCTTGATGATGTTTAAGTGCTGTCCCAAAGGCATTTGGGTTCAGTCCTGTCAGTCAGAATGTTGTTGCtgtatcatcataattatcgttGATAAAGAGAAAGATGCACAGAGCATAGGAGATAGAGGGATGGGGCTAATTTTGAAGACTGGTATCTAACccctgtccctttttttttttttttccctggataGTCAAAACATGGAAGaggaccccccacccctgcccttgCTTTCTCATTCAACTCTATGTGCATTGTCTGCCCTAGTCATCTAGCCACAAGTCCCTTTGTGGTTCTGTCTTTGAACTTTGACAGCTTTTATGAtgattgctttttattttttgcctTGTTATGGTGGTTGTGAGTGTCGTCCACAGATGGGATTGGTAGACATGTGTTTGCATGAGACAAGGTAATGAGCAGACAATGTGGTTGTTTGCTGCACTAACCTGGTCTTGTGTGTCTTCTGGTTCTTGTTTCAGTTAAcgcccttctcttctctttctttctatttctctctctctgccacccgaGCACTTTAGACACTGACTAATccatgttttttgggggttggggggggggaatgttaaTTCGGTTAATCCTAACCTTCCTTTTCTTGTGATGTTAATGGCTGGTCAGTCATCAGCACCACCTCAAGTGAGTCCCTTAGCATTACGGACCCGCTGTTTTCTCTGAACAGTCATTTTGTTTGCTTGACAAGCAAAGCATGTCCGTCCCTTGTGACTTGTACAAGACTAAGatattttgttggtgtttttatttaTCGGTTGATTTCATTGACTACCCGAGCAGCAAGTCAGGTTATTGTGCTATGTTTGATTTTACTTTATATTTGTATACACATGCCTCCATTCATTTTGATTTGTACAGAGTTTTATAACAATAAAAATTATGTGATGCCATGTTCCAGTGGTGGATGTTCTGTACGTCAGTATTCATGTttgagtttggttgttgttgttgttctttttttttgttttttttttccgttaaGATGGCTTGGCTGAGAAAGTGGGAGTTTTGCTAACACACGGGTGAGACCTTGTATTCCTTCCTCAGGATGCACTTGACTAACTGGTTAGGACACAGCATGGCTGAGGACTGCATTAGTCAGCGTGCTATACACTATAGTGGTCAGCAGGCAACACAAATGACAGGTGAAAACGGCCACACACCCCAATTATTATTAGCTGACACAGGTGACACAAGTGCATTCATACATGTCTTGCCATGCAGCAGGAATTGTCACATTGGAGTCAGTCACATGGTCTTGTCATGTCTGTCTTCTTTGTGGGACATACACAGTTTACACACATATGTGCAAGAAAGACAGACTTGTACACATAGACACATGAAGTCATGTACActtgacatttttcttttctttttttttcttcttcctttccctgcctgccctctctctttcagtctttctttctttcacacacacacacacacacacacacacacacatatgctcacacacacacacacacacacacacacacacacacacacacacacacacacactgatttaacATTGAAgacacagacatgctgacagcCACCCCAAAGAAAACATCGCACCATCTGAGGCCAGCTGTTGAACACCACATACAAATCCAAGACAGGATACACAATTctttattatctccaaaaaaGAGAAATTCAATTGTGATGCATTTTACAAGAATCAGAGTCATTCAGTACCAACACACAAAAGACATGGAATGTATAAATGAGAGGTTGATGTGGAACTTGGCTTCCAATAAAAAGTCACAATCATGGGCCTGTCCAAGTGAAACGACGTAGCCTGCTTTGTAGTGTTGAGGAAAAGTGTTGAGGCAGCTTTGTTGTGAGGGCCACACATTCTGCAGGGGGTTGAATGGAACAGCTTCAGGTGTATGTATCCTGCAGGCCTGTCACCTCAGTCAGGTCTGCAGTGCTAGTCATCATGCTGTTTAGTTCATGTACTCTGGGAACATGTTATCATGGTGATGGTATTGACAAGCTGCCAGGGTTGCTTGCTTGGCTTGATGtacagtacataaaaaaaaagttatttgacttcttttcttttctttttttttaactgttcaaATCACTAGTTATTGTGTACATGTtgaatttgagtgtgtgtgtgtgcatgtgtgcatgggtCCATGCCTGCATGCGTGCAGGTTCAGGTATGTGCGCGATGTTAATTATACATGTGGGGTATGCGCACATGATAGTGTTTTCCATGCATCTAGAACGAAGCAGGAGGTGTGAGGTGAGGGTGAAAGGAAGGAATTGGTGGGAATGTGGCTGAGTTGAGGACAGGCTGATCTAGGCTGATCCACGTAGACACTAACACCTGGTGGGGGGCTGCTTGCTGTCTCACCTCTTCTCCATGGACATACTGCTGGAGAGCaacatcccttcccccaccccatcccacacccccatcccctcccataCCTTCTGCAGGAAAAGTGGAGGAGGAATCTTTGGCACTGGACATGTTAGACCTCGAGGGACTGTTTTCACTTTGGGCAACGTGATTTGAAAGTGGCAAAAGTTCCAAAACTTGTGAAAACTATTGGCAGCAACATAGAAAGGAGCATCACCAAATCTAAAAACGGCAGAAAAgacatttgtgaaaaaaaaaagaaaaaacacacacacaaaaatcatcgttgtgggaaaaaaaacataaataaaacggATCACAGGTTTCTTGTGGGCTGATTCAGTGGTAGATATGGACCAGACCATGagcagcagatgatgatgatatagatacttatccAGCACCTATTCTCAgtcagggaccaagctctaagttcTGTACAAATTtgtggagtcatttgcacaacaggctggctacctgggtagagccgactgggagctgcctttgggcgcacATCATTCATTGACTGAGTCATTCAGTCACTGTAtcattgctttgtttttgtttttgtatttctttttatcacaacagatttctctgtgtgaaattcgggc
The DNA window shown above is from Babylonia areolata isolate BAREFJ2019XMU chromosome 29, ASM4173473v1, whole genome shotgun sequence and carries:
- the LOC143275019 gene encoding uncharacterized protein LOC143275019, with product MGHPHQLKKKKKKKKKKKKKKEQIFSLKENCQRFLLHFSCRRYGRGWGCGMGWGKGCCSPAVCPWRRGETASSPPPGVSVYVDQPRSACPQLSHIPTNSFLSPSPHTSCFVLDAWKTLSCAHTPHV